The genomic segment ATTTTAAATCTTTTGTCCTTATGGCCATATGTGCTGTAATGGTACTGAATGCTTGTAAAAAAGGGAGCAATGATCCGATAGTGCCTGGGCCCGAGCCTAATCCTCCAGGGTCGGGGACTGCATTAAGTCTGCCAAAAAAGGAAATGCGCGCGGTATGGATTTCTACTGCATGGGGGTTGGACTGGCCGGCAGGTATATATGGAGAGATGCAGCAAAAACAGGCATATATGTCTATGCTGGACAAGTTTAAAGAATTGCGCATAAACGCTATATTTTTCCAGGTCAAGGCTATGGGAGATGCATTTTACAATTCGGCATATGAGCCATGGGCGTCCTCCATTACTGGGGTGAGGGGGAAGGATCCAGGATATGATATCCTTGCTTTTTTAATCGAGGAAGCACACAAAAGGGGAGTCGAATTTCATGCATGGATGAACCCATATCGTATTGCGACGAGAGCTGGAGTTTCATCCACTTATCCGCCGCTGCACGCCTCAGTGCCTTCGGACTGGGTGGTCAGCCATGAAAAAATACAGATTTATAATCCGGCTTTACCGGAAGTAAGGAGCCGGCTGGTGAATATTGTCAAGGATCTGATCAGTAAATATGATGTAGACGGCGTCCATTTTGATGACTATTTTTATCCGGATCCTGCTAGTGCAGGTCAGATGACTTCTGATCAACCTGATTACCTAAAGTATGGACAGGGCTATACAAGTATTGAAGCGTTTAGGCGTGCCAATGTGGATAAGGCAATACAGGATGTGCATGACGCTATTGTATCAACCAGACCGTCCGTTGTGTTTTCTGTGTCTCCCGCTGCCAACAAAGATTACAACTATAACACGCTGTATGCCGATGTCGCTAAATGGTGTCAAGAAGGCTGGCTGGATCTCCTGATTCCGCAACTTTATCAGGAAATCGGAAATAAATCGAACGATTTTCAGACGAATCTTTCGATATGGTCACAATATAACTTTTCGGCGGCGCTCGTGATCGGACATGCAATTTACAAGTTTGGTGACGCTACTCAGGCTCCAGCGTTTCAGTCCGCTGCTGAGCTGGAAAAGCAGTTTGATTTAACGAAAAAGAACAAGAAGGCTGTTGGTAGCGCTTTGTATAGTGCCAAATATATCATGGGAAACAAAGTCGGTATCACAGATAAATTGGCCGGTCTTTATAAGGCTCCGGCCGTAATGCCTTTTATGGGAAGGTCGACATTGCCGGCGCCGCCCTCTGTGACCAATTTAAAAGTTGCTGGAGGTAAGTTGTCATGGGGGAAATCGGAAGGAACAAGAGCCGTCGTCTATTATTTCACGGATTTAAAAGTGGAAGGCAGTGTGCTCGCTGTAACGGATGCTAGCGAGTTTCCAATATCACAAAAAGGATATTACTGTGTGTCGTTAATCAATGAAGATAATAAAGAGGGTGAGGTTTCAAAGCCAGTCAAGTTTTGATCTTTGGAAGGTGCCTGACGCTCTATGTTATTATTGTATTATTTAGGTTACGAAAATGCGTATTTATGCGTGTTTAGTTTGGTTTAGCGGATAATATCTCTATCTTTAAGCATGAAATCTAAATTATTGCCTCTGTTTATTGCATTATTATGCATTTTCAATATTGCTGTTGCGCAGACTTTTAAATTTGCTCATGTCACCGATACTCATGTTGGCGGAGCAACAGGTGAGGAAGATTTGCGACGTACTGTAAAAGACCTGAATACGTTGAAAGATGTCGATTTCGTTATACTTTCCGGAGATATTACAGAGTTTGGCGCTGATCATGAGCTTAAACTGGCCAAACGTATTTTGGACAGCCTGCAGCTGCCCTGGTATGTGATCCCCGGTAACCACGATGGTAATTGGTCGGAAAACGGCGCGAATACGTTCCGCACGGTGTTTGGTGGCGAAACATTCTTTTTCAAACATAAAGGATACGAGTTTATCGGCACCAATTCAGGGCCGAATATGCGGATGAGCCCGGGGCAGATTCCACGTGAAAATCTGGTGTGGATGGATTCCATCTTTGCGGCAAACCCTGACAGGCAGATACCACTGATTTACATCAATCACTACCCACAGGACTCTTCGCTGAATAACTGGTTTGACGCATTAAAACGTGTGAAGACGCGCAACGTGCAACTGGCACTCTGCGGTCATGGGCATATAAACAAAGCCTATGATTGGGAGGGGATACCGGGTGTGATGGGGCGCTCCAATCTGCGCGCCAATAAAGAAATAGGCGGTTATAATATTGTGACGATCGGTGACGGTCAGGCGGTGTACCGGGAGCGGACACCCGGGGTGGGAACTCAGCAAACACCCTGGTTGACAGTGCCACTCGTTGATCATCGTTTTGCGAATGAAACCAAGCTTTACCCAAGGCCGAGTTATGCCGTAAACGCTAAATATGCGGATAGGGTTCGGGTCAACTGGACATTTGAGGATGCGAGCGATATCGGTGCAGGGTTGACGGTCTATCAGAACAAGGTGCTTAGCTCCAACACGGCAGGTGATATTTTTGCGCTAGACCTCAAAACAGGGAAGAAGTTATGGTCATTTCGCACGGGTGGAAAGGTCTATTCTACACCGGCTGTCTGGAAGGATGTAGTCGTCGCGGGATCATCTGATCACAACATCTACGCCATAAACGCACAGAACGGCAGTCTCCTTTGGAAGGTAGCCACGGATAAAGCGGTATTAGGCTCGCCGTTGATCCATGACGGTACTGCTTTCATCGGCGGTTCGGACGGTAAATTCAGAGCGCTCGATGTGAAAACTGGAGCAATCAAGTGGACTTTTGATCAGGTGAAGGGGTTTGTCTCCACATTGCCGACCTATTACTTGGGGAATATCATCTTCGGCTCGTGGGGAAATGGCTTTTATGCCCTGGATGCAGAAACAGGGGCGCTGTCCTGGGAGTGGAACAATGGGCATGCCAACCGCATGTTCTCCGCTGCTGCCTGTAATCCTGTCGGCGTAAACAACCGTATTTTTGTTGTGGCACCTGACCGTTTTATGACGGCACTGGATGCAAAAAACGGCACCGTAATATGGCGGGAAAAGAAAGATACGATCCGTGTGCGTGAGTCTATGGGCCTCGCCGCCAATGGTAAATATATCTATGTAAAAACGATGGATGGCGACTTGCTGGGCATTTCTTCTTCTGGGGAGAAAATGAATGTGGCCTGGGCCTCGAAACTGAAGCTGCCTTATGAATTGACGCCTTCAGCAATAAAAACAAATCGCAAGCTGGTATTCGTGCCGAGTCATTCGGGTTTGCTGTCTGCAGTAGACGCAAAAACAGGCGATGTTGCCTGGCAATATAAAATTTCAAACGGCATGGTTAACCCTGTGGCAACAAAAGGCAATAATCAGGTCATAGCAAGCACGATGGATGGAAAAATAGTGTCTTTAAGCTTTTAAATGATTGTTAGAATCGATTTTGTTAAAAATAAATGCCTTGTTATGATAAAAAGATGTCTAAACTTCTTAAATTTACGTCAAGCTTTTTTGCTTGTTTTTGCGTGTTTTGTTTGTAAATTTGCGCAAGCACAGCAAAACGCTTGGATTCGAATAAACCAATTAGGCTATACCCCCGCCGGTAAAAAGGTGGCGGTATGGGGCGGGAAATCAATCAGGCAGCTTCGTTCTTTTGAAGTTAAGGCGGCAAATACAGGTAAAACAGTGTATGTCCATTCCGTTGGGAAAGATTATGGTGCGTACGGACCGTTTGTCCAAAGTTTTCGTTTTGATTTTTCTGTCGTACGGGATACGGGAAGCTTTTATATTGAGGCAGATGGCGTGAGGTCACCTGCTTTCCGGATTGCAAAGGACGTTTATAAGGGCGCTGCCGATTTTGTGCTGCGTTATATGCGGCAACAGCGAACCTTATTCAATCCCTTTTTAAAGGACAGTTGCCATACGCATGATGGATTTACCTTATATGCTGGCAAGGCGGGTATCGTG from the Sphingobacterium thalpophilum genome contains:
- a CDS encoding outer membrane protein assembly factor BamB family protein; protein product: MKSKLLPLFIALLCIFNIAVAQTFKFAHVTDTHVGGATGEEDLRRTVKDLNTLKDVDFVILSGDITEFGADHELKLAKRILDSLQLPWYVIPGNHDGNWSENGANTFRTVFGGETFFFKHKGYEFIGTNSGPNMRMSPGQIPRENLVWMDSIFAANPDRQIPLIYINHYPQDSSLNNWFDALKRVKTRNVQLALCGHGHINKAYDWEGIPGVMGRSNLRANKEIGGYNIVTIGDGQAVYRERTPGVGTQQTPWLTVPLVDHRFANETKLYPRPSYAVNAKYADRVRVNWTFEDASDIGAGLTVYQNKVLSSNTAGDIFALDLKTGKKLWSFRTGGKVYSTPAVWKDVVVAGSSDHNIYAINAQNGSLLWKVATDKAVLGSPLIHDGTAFIGGSDGKFRALDVKTGAIKWTFDQVKGFVSTLPTYYLGNIIFGSWGNGFYALDAETGALSWEWNNGHANRMFSAAACNPVGVNNRIFVVAPDRFMTALDAKNGTVIWREKKDTIRVRESMGLAANGKYIYVKTMDGDLLGISSSGEKMNVAWASKLKLPYELTPSAIKTNRKLVFVPSHSGLLSAVDAKTGDVAWQYKISNGMVNPVATKGNNQVIASTMDGKIVSLSF
- a CDS encoding glycoside hydrolase family 10 protein, giving the protein MNNFKSFVLMAICAVMVLNACKKGSNDPIVPGPEPNPPGSGTALSLPKKEMRAVWISTAWGLDWPAGIYGEMQQKQAYMSMLDKFKELRINAIFFQVKAMGDAFYNSAYEPWASSITGVRGKDPGYDILAFLIEEAHKRGVEFHAWMNPYRIATRAGVSSTYPPLHASVPSDWVVSHEKIQIYNPALPEVRSRLVNIVKDLISKYDVDGVHFDDYFYPDPASAGQMTSDQPDYLKYGQGYTSIEAFRRANVDKAIQDVHDAIVSTRPSVVFSVSPAANKDYNYNTLYADVAKWCQEGWLDLLIPQLYQEIGNKSNDFQTNLSIWSQYNFSAALVIGHAIYKFGDATQAPAFQSAAELEKQFDLTKKNKKAVGSALYSAKYIMGNKVGITDKLAGLYKAPAVMPFMGRSTLPAPPSVTNLKVAGGKLSWGKSEGTRAVVYYFTDLKVEGSVLAVTDASEFPISQKGYYCVSLINEDNKEGEVSKPVKF